A genomic region of Deltaproteobacteria bacterium contains the following coding sequences:
- a CDS encoding AAA family ATPase → MKLAVAGKGGVGKTSLTVWLGDYLARRGEEVWLVDADTALSLGQALGLPESEVPPPLILEKDLIRERVGEGFIHLNPDVADLPERLSKKVGNLNLLVMGTIATAGGGCACSPNALLKALLAHLIIERRQWVIVDLEAGVEHLGRGTIQSVDGLVVVSEPSARSLQTAIRISFLAQELGLTRQALIINRAPADFKLPDMAGLPPLTGVIPPLPSLTARQLLSSSVLDLEERDQLDAMAEKIIAALSV, encoded by the coding sequence ATGAAACTGGCAGTGGCTGGCAAGGGCGGCGTGGGCAAGACATCGCTTACGGTTTGGCTCGGGGATTATCTGGCGCGCCGCGGCGAGGAAGTGTGGCTCGTGGATGCCGATACCGCGCTTTCGCTGGGGCAGGCGCTGGGCTTGCCCGAGAGCGAAGTGCCGCCCCCTCTGATTCTCGAAAAGGACCTCATCCGGGAGCGGGTGGGGGAAGGATTCATCCACCTGAATCCCGATGTCGCTGACCTGCCCGAGCGGCTCTCCAAAAAGGTTGGCAATCTGAACCTGCTCGTCATGGGCACCATCGCCACGGCGGGCGGCGGTTGCGCCTGTTCTCCCAACGCCCTGCTCAAGGCGCTTCTGGCCCACCTGATCATCGAGCGCCGGCAATGGGTAATCGTGGATCTGGAAGCGGGCGTCGAACACCTGGGACGCGGCACCATCCAGTCTGTTGACGGGCTCGTCGTCGTAAGTGAACCCAGCGCCCGGAGCCTGCAAACGGCCATCCGGATCAGTTTTCTTGCGCAAGAGTTGGGACTTACCCGCCAGGCGCTCATCATCAATCGCGCCCCAGCGGATTTCAAGTTGCCAGACATGGCCGGCCTGCCGCCCCTGACCGGTGTCATCCCTCCTCTACCATCGCTTACCGCCCGGCAACTGCTCTCCTCTTCCGTCCTGGACTTGGAGGAACGGGACCAGCTCGATGCGATGGCAGAAAAGATAATCGCCGCCCTAAGTGTTTAA
- a CDS encoding biotin/lipoyl-binding protein has product MSVEILAPMPGKILQVMVKVGDKVAEDDELLILEAMKMENPIYSTADGVVKEIKVAKDDTVDSDQVLVVLE; this is encoded by the coding sequence ATGAGTGTTGAAATTTTGGCCCCGATGCCGGGGAAAATTCTACAGGTGATGGTCAAGGTGGGCGACAAGGTGGCTGAGGACGACGAACTTCTCATCCTGGAAGCCATGAAGATGGAAAATCCGATTTATTCCACGGCGGACGGAGTCGTGAAGGAAATTAAGGTTGCGAAAGACGATACCGTTGATTCTGATCAGGTATTGGTAGTTCTGGAGTAA
- a CDS encoding glutaconyl-CoA decarboxylase subunit alpha yields the protein MKQYFAKMDDLGKPLKPAQIERMKENVAQIEAVMKTIDAETERVKNAGIPAAKVRERNQMTIWDRIEYLIDPGTFCPLHTLYNPMDNEEGMTGVIDGLARISGKWCVLIGFDNKVMAGAWIGGQADNNLRVTDMAKIMNLPLVWLVNCSGVKLPEQEKVYANRRGNGTCFFRHAELEQMGVPILAGIYGTNPAGGGYQGISPTILLAHKDCNIAVGGGGIVSGMSPKGNFDEAGAEQIIEATRHYKEVPPGSVGVHYDYTGFFRAVYEKEAEVLDGLKQYMAEMPAYAPRFFRVAEPAAPKYPPAEIPSIIAFNQKAGYDFDNILARLVDSSEHLEFRPGFGPEVYTGLVKVDGYLMGAIGNRMGMFANYPEYTNEYSAIGGKLYRQGLIKMNEFVTQCGRDRVPIIWFQDTSGIDVGDTAEKAELLGLGQSLIYSIEQTKVPMMLVVLRKGTAAAHYVMGGPTANNHNAFTLGTATTEIYVMHGETAATASFSRRLVKEKDSGRPLGPIIDKMNELAQEYQDKSRPFYCAKTGFVDEVVRYETIRNYLVAFANGVYQNPRSICPQHHMMLPRLIRAEIVKGLDRPAK from the coding sequence ATGAAGCAGTATTTTGCAAAGATGGATGATCTGGGCAAGCCCTTAAAGCCGGCCCAGATAGAGCGGATGAAGGAGAACGTGGCCCAGATCGAGGCGGTTATGAAGACCATTGACGCCGAAACGGAGCGCGTCAAGAATGCCGGCATACCGGCGGCCAAGGTACGCGAACGTAACCAGATGACCATCTGGGACCGGATTGAATATCTGATTGATCCGGGGACTTTTTGTCCGCTCCATACGCTTTACAATCCTATGGATAACGAAGAGGGGATGACGGGCGTCATTGACGGGCTGGCCCGTATCAGCGGCAAGTGGTGCGTGCTGATCGGTTTTGACAACAAGGTGATGGCCGGCGCCTGGATTGGCGGGCAGGCCGACAACAACCTGCGCGTCACGGACATGGCCAAGATCATGAACCTGCCGCTCGTATGGTTAGTCAACTGTTCAGGCGTGAAATTGCCGGAGCAGGAGAAGGTATATGCCAACCGCCGCGGTAACGGCACCTGCTTTTTCCGGCATGCCGAACTGGAGCAGATGGGCGTTCCGATCCTGGCCGGTATTTACGGCACCAATCCGGCGGGCGGCGGTTATCAGGGCATCAGTCCCACCATTCTGCTGGCCCACAAGGATTGCAACATCGCCGTGGGCGGCGGCGGCATCGTGAGTGGTATGAGCCCCAAAGGCAATTTTGACGAGGCTGGGGCCGAGCAGATCATCGAGGCCACCCGCCACTACAAGGAAGTGCCGCCGGGCAGTGTGGGCGTGCATTACGACTATACAGGGTTCTTCCGCGCCGTTTATGAAAAAGAAGCCGAGGTGTTAGACGGCCTCAAGCAATATATGGCCGAGATGCCGGCCTACGCCCCCCGGTTCTTCCGGGTCGCTGAACCGGCGGCGCCCAAATATCCGCCGGCGGAAATTCCCTCGATCATCGCCTTCAACCAGAAGGCCGGGTACGATTTCGACAATATTCTGGCCAGGCTCGTGGACAGCTCGGAACACCTCGAATTCCGGCCCGGTTTCGGACCAGAGGTCTATACGGGCCTCGTCAAGGTGGACGGCTATCTGATGGGCGCGATCGGCAATCGCATGGGTATGTTCGCCAACTATCCGGAATATACTAACGAATATTCAGCTATCGGCGGGAAACTGTATCGTCAGGGACTCATCAAGATGAATGAATTCGTGACCCAGTGCGGCCGGGATCGCGTGCCCATCATCTGGTTCCAGGATACCTCGGGCATTGATGTAGGCGACACGGCGGAAAAGGCCGAGCTACTGGGCTTGGGCCAGTCGCTCATCTATTCTATCGAGCAGACGAAGGTTCCCATGATGCTCGTCGTACTGCGCAAGGGGACGGCGGCGGCCCATTACGTAATGGGCGGGCCGACGGCCAACAATCACAACGCCTTCACCCTCGGCACCGCGACGACGGAGATCTACGTCATGCACGGGGAAACAGCCGCTACGGCCAGCTTCTCTCGCCGTCTGGTAAAGGAGAAGGATAGCGGCCGGCCGCTCGGTCCCATCATTGACAAGATGAATGAGTTGGCCCAGGAGTACCAGGACAAGTCGCGTCCGTTCTATTGCGCCAAAACAGGTTTCGTGGACGAGGTGGTGCGTTATGAGACGATCCGCAATTACTTGGTCGCCTTTGCCAATGGCGTTTATCAGAATCCGCGTTCTATTTGTCCCCAGCACCACATGATGCTGCCGCGCCTGATTCGGGCGGAAATCGTCAAGGGGCTGGATAGACCGGCGAAATAG